A genomic window from Triticum urartu cultivar G1812 chromosome 7, Tu2.1, whole genome shotgun sequence includes:
- the LOC125519242 gene encoding uncharacterized protein LOC125519242 encodes MEPGLSGHTDSLCFSGGGHPTPPSPSNFVPSPQKKNSISSPSFGPDLHRALGFRPPPARACHLRRSRRIRRPPTPLLPWTPSRSGTGLRSPLPAAAGEGLPFEALEEDSPSPDAAAPLDPVALRDRPALTPDFSRLVFSMELPCRRPTPELWADLPSGSTRRPNPVGRVGNFNIALSQSGSARAKL; translated from the exons ATGGAGCCGGGGCTGTCTGGGCATACTGATTCATTGTGCTTCTCGGGTGGTGGCCAT CCCACCCCCCCCTCCCCATCCAATTTCGTTCCCtcccctcaaaaaaaaaattcGATTTCGTCCCCATCGTTTGGCCCCGATCTCCACCGCGCTCTAGGGTTCCGGCCGCCGCCGGCGAGGGCCTGCCATTTGAGGCGCTCGAGGAGGATTCGCCGTCCCCCGACGCCGCTGCTCCCCTGGACCCCGTCGCGCTCCGGGACAGGCCTGCGCTCACCCCTTCCGGCCGCCGCCGGCGAGGGCCTGCCATTTGAGGCGCTCGAGGAGGACTCGCCGTCCCCCGACGCCGCTGCTCCCCTGGACCCCGTCGCGCTCCGGGACAGGCCGGCGCTCACCCCCGACTTCTCTCGcctcgtcttctccatggagctCCCCTGCCGACGGCCCACGCCGGAGCTTTGGGCCGACCTCCCCTCCGGCAGCACGCGCCGCCCGAACCCAGTTGGCCGCGTCGGCAATTTCAATATTGCGCTCTCACAGTCCGGCTCTGCTCGTGCCAAGCTCTAG